CGTCTCGACCAGCGCGGATTCCACGTCGGTGTAGCGGCGGAGCTGGCTCTCGAAGAGCGCGGCCTTGATCATGAGCTGCCCCGCATCCGAGGACTGTTCGCCGCTGATCACCACGGCGAAGCGTGACCGGGCGATTGCCGTGAGGCGCTGGAGCTCGTCAGCCGAGGGGGGCGGCCGAGGAGGAAGGCCCTGGGAGGCCTCCGAGAAGGCGGCGCGAACCTGCGGGCTATAGTACGGCCCGAGCTTCAAGAGGCCGTCGTGGTGGAGCGCGGCCACGAAGTCTCGCCGCGCGAGGTCTGGCCGGGCGCTCTGCACGGCGGCCACCGCGCGCAGGACGTAGGCCTGGGCCAGCTCAGTGGGCTCGTAGTAGCGGACGAACCCCCCCTCCAGGGTGGTCAGGGCACGACTGAGGAGCTCGCGGGCTCGTTCGTTGTCGAGAGAGACCACGGCGGCGCGCCCCTGTTCGACGAGCGCTCGTCCTCGCGAGAGCACCTTGCCGTGCTCGTCGTGCTGCCGGAGCAGCGGCATGAGCGCGGAGAGTGGGAGGAGCCGGAAGCGAGAGGTCCGGCCGAGCTCCTGGTGGAGCGGCCCGAGGAGCCCGGGGACGTTCGTGAGGGTGGTGATCTGGACGACGGGCGGTGGGTCCGCGCCGCGTGCGATGGTCGACCAGAGCAGGATCGACGGGACCAGCCACAGCCGGTAGCGCGGAAGGCTCACGCAGGCCTCGAACATGGTCACACGAACCGCGGTCCATCCTCCTCGGCGGCGGTCACTCCTTGTGGCACTTGCCGTTCAGCCGGAGCCCCGTGGGTTTGCACTGCACGGCGGGAGCTCCGCCGGCGTCCTGCCGCGTCGGCGGCCCTCCATCGGCCGCCGCCACGCCAGCGTCCTTGCTCTTCACGACCCCTTCGGCGCACACGACCAGCTTGAAGTCCGGAAAGTTCTTCGCGTTGGACTTCACGTGGAGCTCGACGTCGTCCTTGCCGGGGGCGGTCGGCTTGTAGCTCACCCGCACCACGGAGTCCTTGCCGGGGTCGACGGCCTTCTCGGCCACCTCTCCCTCGGTGTAGAAGCAACGGTCGTCGCCGTAGACCACCACCTTCGAGATCTCGAGCTTGGGGCCCGAGGTGGCGCAGTTCGTGAGGAGGAACGACACCTCGCCGGGAGCCTCGGCGGGATCCACGGGGTAGCGCACGTTGCGTCCGCCCACGTCGGGGCAGATCTGCGGCTCCGCGCAGTCGTACTCCTTGTACTTGGCCACCTGATCCGTCGCGCTGACCCCTTCGAAGGCCTCCACGCCGATGCCCTTGGGCGGGCACTTCTTCTTCTCCGGGTCCGACGAGCAGGCGCCCGCCGCGAGCGTGACGAAGCCGAGAGCGAGGACCAACCGATACGTAGGTGCGTGCATGCTATCTCCAGGGTCGCGACTAGTCCCCAGCCAGCTCGAGTCCGTGCTTGCTGAGGAGCATATATAGATATTTGCGGTCGATCTGGGCTTCGCGAGCGGCCCGGGCCACCTTGTGGTCGTTTCGCGCCATCAGGCGCTTGAGGTACTCGCGTTCGAAGCGCTCGATGAGGGCGTCCTTCGCGTCCTTGAAGGGCTTCATGTAGTCGGCCGTGAGCTTGAACTCCGAGTCCGGAGCCCCCGGCCCGCGCATCTCGGTGGGGAACGCCGTCGGGTCGAGCGCGTCGAAGCCCTCCAGGTACGAGGCGCGCTCGAGCAGGTTGCGGAGCTCGCGCACGTTGCCCGGGAAATGATAGGAGGTGAGGCGATCCCTCAGCGGCCGCGGCAGCCGGTCCCACCCGCTCTCGGGGGTCAGGAAGCGGTCGGCGAGGAGCGGAAGGTCCTCGAGTCGCTCGCGCAACGGCGGCAGCACGAGGGTGACGATCGACAGCCGGAAGTAAAGGTCCTCGCGAAATCGCCCCTCAGCGACCTCGCGTCGCAGGTCCTTCTTCGTGGCCGCCACGACGCGCAGCTCGAGCTTGATCGGCTTGTTGGACCCCACGCGGCAGATCTCGCGCTCGTCGAGCGCCCGGAGGAGCTTGGGCTGCACGTCGAGAGGCAGGTCGTCGAGCTCGTCGATGAAGAGCGTGCCGCCCTTGCACATCTCGAGCGCGCCCCGCCGCAGGGCCACCGCCCCGGTGAAGGAGCCCTTCTCGTGACCGAAGAGCTCGCTCTCGATCAGGTTCCGCGAGATCGCACCGCAGTCCACGGTGACGAGCGGCCCCCCCGAGCGCGGGCTACGGTCGTGGATCGCGCGGGCCACGGCCCCCTTGCCGGTCCCCGTCTCGCCGAGAATCAGGATCGTGGCGTCGGTCGGGGCGACGCGACCCAGCAGCGCGAAGATCTTGCGCATGGGCCCCGACTTGCCCACGAGGTTGCCGAAC
The Deltaproteobacteria bacterium genome window above contains:
- a CDS encoding sigma 54-dependent Fis family transcriptional regulator, yielding MHNGTHLISDLDAPALAVQSYRVEVVRGPQAGESWEVGEQVRVGKGPENEVVLVDATVSRNHLLLERSPQGFRVRDLGSTNGTFLDNARIVEAFIRPGMELRVGEVLLKLKAVHEGLSIEPSGEPTFGNLVGKSGPMRKIFALLGRVAPTDATILILGETGTGKGAVARAIHDRSPRSGGPLVTVDCGAISRNLIESELFGHEKGSFTGAVALRRGALEMCKGGTLFIDELDDLPLDVQPKLLRALDEREICRVGSNKPIKLELRVVAATKKDLRREVAEGRFREDLYFRLSIVTLVLPPLRERLEDLPLLADRFLTPESGWDRLPRPLRDRLTSYHFPGNVRELRNLLERASYLEGFDALDPTAFPTEMRGPGAPDSEFKLTADYMKPFKDAKDALIERFEREYLKRLMARNDHKVARAAREAQIDRKYLYMLLSKHGLELAGD